In the genome of Arachis stenosperma cultivar V10309 chromosome 6, arast.V10309.gnm1.PFL2, whole genome shotgun sequence, the window TATTTACAGGTCTGTGCTTACAAAGATGGAGAAGTCATTATTGACACTGCTGCTGGAGTGCTTGGCAAATATGACCCTCGGCCAGTTAAGCCTGATACCCTTTTTCCAGTGTTCTCTGTTACAAAGGGTATAACAGCAGGAATGGTACATTGGCTGGTTGACAATGGGTATGTTTAAGTATGCTATATGCTATGACCATAGAGTTTGCATTCCCATGCTTGTATCTTGGGTAATTAGGGTTCACCCATAACACGGTATATATTGAGGATAAGCAGCTAGACTGCACTGAGTTACATGCTTTTGACTAGTAAATGAACACTGTTTGAATTGTTAATCCCAACATAGATTTTCCTTATGTACAGTCCTGTCTTGGATTTTCCATGAAATGGTCTTCCAACCTTTTCGATTCTATACTGTCATCCATATTAACTTTCATTTGCTTTCTGGTATGGAACAATATACTTGATCACCCTACAATGTGTTGCCTATCATATGATGAGTTCTCGTGTTTACTCTTCGTGTTAGTGTTGTCTATGTAGTTTGGAGCATATGTATGGTAAGCTGGTTTTTTGGAATGGGAATGTCTTGTCATGCCTATCAAGGACCTTTTATGCATATTTGGAACCAAGAAACACATCCTTACTTTATGAAGATGAGAGGAAAAACTTTTACTTAATACATTCATTTAGACTTCATAATCTGTTGCAACATTATTTATGTGGTTTAACATATCACAAGTATCCCCACATCATTTAACTTACTTTTTTATATGCTGAGTTACAAGAGTTGGTATTTCATTTTGCTACATGCGTGATATatgttcaaatgccagaaaagagGAATATATATAACTTCTTTATATGCTGAGTTACAAGAGTTGGTATTCATTTCTCTACATGCCACGTGATATATGTTCAAATGCCAGACGAGGAAtttatatatgtgtgtgtgggTGGGTGTGGGTGTATGTGTCTAGAGCTTTCTAAACCTTAAATAAGTATATGCTTATTATTTTGCAGAAAACTGAACCTTCAAGAGAATGTTGCGAATGTTTGGCCTGCATTTGGATCAAACGGGAAAGATGCGATTAAGGTCAAATACCGATATTTTCTCTTGAATGATGCTCTGAAGCTAGTATTTTAATAGTTTAAATCTTCTGTTTCAGGTTCATCATGTGCTTAACCATATCTCTGGTTTGCACAATGCTATGGCAGACATCACGCGGGAAAACCCTCTACTAATGATTGATTGGGATGAATGTTTAAATCAGATTTCTAGGTCAGTGCCTGAGACAGAACCAGGCAAGCAGCAGTTCTATCACTATTTGTCATTTGGGTGGTTGTGTGGTGGAATCATTGAGGTATGAGTGCTTGCCTTTTCAGATGAATTTTCCTCTTTTTGTTTTGGTTCTAATGCATCCTCTAATTAATTTCAACTTCATTGAACTTTCTGAATAACTGAGGGTAAAAAAGGATTACTGTTTTGTTGATAAAAAAATGAGATGGAATATTATCCATAATGATGATACTTTGAAAAccatatataaaaataatggtTCAGTAGGCCTAACAAAGTTTGAATCTTGAAACTAGGTGGAGTGCTAATAGAATATCTCTTTAACATTTGATGACAACGTGCAGCGTGTGTTTTAGATGAAATAGGATTGTGTGGCATTGTTGCagtcatttttatgttattattcCTCCGAAACTGGCTAAACCAATTGCAAGTGGAAACCCTTTACTATTAGGATTTCTATCATGTTCTGATGATTCACTTGGATAAAACAGCATGCATCTGGCAAGAAATTTCAGGAGATCCTTGAAGAAGCAATAGTTCGCCCCCTCCATATTGAAGGAGAGCTATATGTAGGGATTCCCCCAGGCAAGTTTTGATGAATAAATTACTTTCTGAGGGATGAAATTGAATTTTGCATCAgttcaattttgatttcttaAAAAATGTAATAAGTAACCATGCTTCATTGCTGCTATTTTCAGGGGTGGAATCACGTCTTGCCGCTCTGACTGTAGATACTGATGATTTAAGCAAGATCTCTGCTATCACTTCTCGTCCTGAGCTTCCGTCTACCTTCCAGCCACAGCAAATTGCTCAACTTGTAACCACCTTGCCTCCTCTTTTCAATACACTGAATGCTCGCCGTGCCATCATACCAGCTGCTAATGGACATTTAACTGCCCGGGCACTTGCACGTTACTATGCTGCCTTAGCTGATGGTGGCAGGATACCACCGCCTCATTCTTCTGCTTCCAAGCCACCACTTGGAAGCCACCCCCACATCCCCAAATTCTCTTCTGAGAAGCCCCATAAAAAGCGCAGTTGTATGGGGAGGAGAGATGTAGCTTTAACTACAAGTAACGCCCCTACATATGAAAAAGTCCCTACCCATGACAGTTTCCAGGACAATGAAAGCCAAGGTATTAGCAGAGATAGTATTAGCAGTAGTATAAGTAGTAGCAGAATGGATAGTACTCCAAGGACCAATATTACTGGTCAGCTTTTCAGGAATCCGAAAATTATCGACGAATTCTTGGGAAAAGGAGATTATGAGAATTTAACTTTGCCAGGTGGTGGTTTTGGCCTAGGATTTAAGAGGTTTAGTTCCAAGGATGGTTCATCAATAGCGTTTGGTCACTCTGGAATGGGTGGTTCCACAGGGTTTTGTGATGTTACAAATAGATTTGCAATTGCTGTGACATTGAACAAGATGTCATTCGGTGGTGTCACTGGAAAAGTTGTTCAGCTTGTTTGTTCTGAGTTGAATATTCCTGTGCCTGATGATTTCCTTAGATTTTCAGTTGAGCAGAGAGGACCTGATGGTCAATTAAATATGGGTAGGCCTATTATTAATTGAGgctcatttatttctttttcaaaacaccTTTTCATCGGGAATCATATGTATACAATTTCATTTTCCTGGGGCCTTAAGAATTTATAAACAAGGAACttatagttatatatatatatacatatataccgGGAGCTGTACTGTTAAAAGTTTATAACCACATGTGAATggatttatatttttgtttcttaCATGAATATTCAAATGAAAAGTGTACGTTAcatacaaaattaaaatcaaataatatactTGTAAACTTTTCTTGAGGGTATCTTTTAGAAAATACTTTTAGTGATTTATTCTTCTCGATTTTATTTCAACTTTGGTAAGAATTGTGAGGGAAAAAAGGTATTGTTGGCCTGCAAACTATaaacataaatacataattattcGTGGAATAAAAATATATGGTCAGTTTGGATGTCAACCAAGAGTCTCGTATTGTTTTTCTCCATTTATCCTAGTGAATATTACGAATATGATAGAGATTAATGGTTTGTAAATTAAGTTGGTCCAATAATTCATTAGCCATGTACACAACTTTTACTTCATCCTAACCTCTCCTATTACATTCACTATTTTCTAGTTATTCTATGTTTGACTGATTCTTATGTAGTTATGTGGTATTACAGAGAGAGGTCTATTAATCCTTATTAGAAGACCTTCCAATCGAGTATGgacaaattaataataaaaaatcaccATCACTTATATAAAGacgataaaaataattattaaaaaacataagttaataataaaaatataaattataaaagaaataaatcaacaaataaattaaaagatttggtaaaatataagtaaattatttaaactaatagaccaaaaattaatgattctaactaatattaattcaaatgacagtaaatttttaaaattaatacaaaataattttttcaaaatctcagttttacaataaattttattcaaataacaCTGAATTTCATGGTTTCAACTTGTGATTTGTACTATTTCAATATAGTTTTCCTAAATAAGATGGCAGTTTTTTcttaagaaaaacaaaagcataaCCATTTTTTTCGTTTATAGCTGATCATAATACcctctttgaaaaagaaatctAAGCTAATACTTTGTGATGAATTCCAAAATTTAGAGTAAATACAATTTCTGCAACATTGATTCTAATTCATACTCACCTTGCTTAAATAAATATGAGAATTTTAGAACTTTCAAGTAATTCTTATTTTTCAGTATTTCGTATCGAAGggaaaaagattaaaattatcaatAGAATTACTCTTAATACTCACTTCTCTAAACACAATGTATAGGATCAGAGCATAATTTCAAGTATCGAAACCAGAAAGATACTTAAAAGAACcgaaaagataaacaaaatgaTCATGCATGAGTAAAAAGGTCAACTATAATTTTCTATCATTTCACATCTACaagtaaaatataattttttctaaaagtaTTCACTTTAGGTTCTTTTGCTGATGAATTAAATACCCCACaacaaagaaaactaaaataagaGGAACTATATTGAACAAAGGCAAACATTAATTTGGATGTAACTAGTTTCATTACTACAAGAGAGTATATCTGGTCGAAACTCTTAAAGTTCTATTTGCTAATTAATTATCTCAACACAAAActaattagaaaaagatatatatgcatcaaaattaaactcatatatatatagacaaAAGTAAAATATTCTGGTCTTAAGCTAGAAATAACGAGGGACAAACACAACTTTTTATATTGTTTCCATCCCCTTGGTTCTACGGTTCTAGTATATCTATACTTTTGTCTAGAAACATTTATTAAGCACAAACTCATCATGGCCATAAGTTAGTGACAGAGCTTACAGCATCGCTTATGACTGCATTATAATCACTatagttgttattattattattattagttatgtCCAAGTTTCTGGCAAGTCCTCCAAGATGGGCTGAGTTTTGTCCATCAACACTAGTGATGCAGCTTCCATATGAGGAGTCATTTCCATGGACAGTAATGGTTGGCGAAACATGTGCCACGCGCCGcaaattattgttgctgttcaTCTGACCCCGCTGATTCTGGATTAGCTGGTTGTTCAGATTAGTGAAAGAGCTTCGAGCAACCATGTCCTCCGCTAATTTCACCTAAAATTTATACATACAAAATTCTTTATTTGTGGTTAAatactttcttttatttgttcATTATTCTCTACCCAAAATCATTTGTGATCAAGATAGGTTTGGGATGCCCGAGGTTGGCCCGGATTCATCTTAATCGAACCGAGTTGGCGACATTTATCTTGCTGTTTGGTTAACCAAGATAAATCCGGACTTATCTGAACCGATAAAATCGTAGGATATGTCTAGTCGACCCAACTTAGTTGCTATTTGTTGAGTCGATCCAGaacaatcaattttttttttttcctttaccAAAATAGTAGATTCGAACCCGTAACTTCTTAATTGAGTATGGAGAGATTATGCCATTTGAACTATAACTCATTGGCCAGACAATCAAATTTCATCACTTAGTTTGTTAGACTATATATAAATTAACtatattagatatatattaagatcgattattaataaaaaatatatattaaaatatatacattaaaaataaattaaactatatatatttatataaaaatatataataactaattttaataattagttttaaaatagaaataacaTCTTTGTGTATAAATAACTAAGTACTTAACATTTCTATTTTGAATTAAATGAATGATTTGCAAATAAAAGAGCTGCACTTATATATGCATGCATTCAACGTGTCGAAATTAAAGTTCATTAATAATGGTATCGCTAAAACCTAACGATACAGGAATTATTCATCATTTTGCGTTTACTCTATACCTCATAATAAACGATTAGGATTAATAGGTAAATTAGtctattaaaaatagaatattttttaaatttatttttaattttttttaatcaaattgatcctttaaaaattatgaattaataatatttatttttcgtaattttattaataatttttatcaataattaattatataatgtCTAAATATGTTTATGAAAATCTATCTATTTAGTCGTtaaatcatattaaaaatataatttatgtaattagaaaaaaagactaaattaataaattttcataaatatatttaattattgtctaattaaacatattaaatattatgtatatattttatatcattaattattgataaaaattgttaataaaattactgaaaaaaatgaataattcataatttttaaaaaatcaatttaattaaaaaaaaattttaagaacaaatttaaaaaaattcatttttcaagaattaatttgagTATTAACCCAAAACTATGACAAACATGATCCACACACAGAAAAGAACCTGATATATACCTTAGCTCTCAAAGCTTCGACATCTGATTTAAGAACTCGGTTATTTGTATCAGCATCACGAAAGTGTTGGCTAGCATCTGTAAGCTGTTTGTACAGGGTTGCATTTTCCAACCTCAGCTGTTCAACCTGATCACATaaacaaatttcaaaattatcataatctaaaattatttttagtggtAAAGTCAAccttaataattaataaataatgaaGTAAACTATCCTTAGAAATTAAAATCACACAGTATTTGTGGGGGTCATATATGCCCTAGCAAGTAGCAACCAACTAATATATGAATATAAGGTATTCTATTTTTAAGGGTAGAAATTCATATGCagttattttcatataaaattgtCAGTTAAAAATAATGAGATGATTTAATATGTGTAACGATTTTCAATTAAcaattttaacaaaaacaacGAGTTTTTACCTTTTCTATAAACAAGTTATATGTTTAATTACCTGAGACTCAAGGTCAGTCAAATAAGCTTGCTTCCTTCTTCTAGACCTCCTAGCAGACTCGCGATTAGAAACCTTCCTGAAATTAGAAGCATGTAAAATTGCACCTCATATTTTCCTTTGGTTGAGTAGAATAATAAGTAGTGTGATACCTTCTGAGGCGCTTCATATCAATAGGGTTTGTGCTTTCTTCACATGGACCTGCCTCATCATCCTCATCGGACGCCTCATGTGATGAGGAACCGCACGTGGTCCCTCCTTTGGCTTCACTTCCTCTGCCGCCGTTTGGTTTATTAGCAGACACTGGGCTTCCAACTGCCCATAACTAACTAATCAAAACCATATAATATACATGACTTTGagtattataataataatattattattaccaGTAGCTGTACCACAAATGGATGATTGAGAATCAATAGTTGAATGGTTGCGAGTGAGGTTCTGAGAGCACACaagctgctgctgctgctgttgagtactattattataattaatattgttattattattatctgtCACTCCACTAGTACAGGTCGAAAATGTAGTCACCACCACATCCTGCaaatatatatgtattcttAAATTCAACTAATTAAGTTAAGTGCCTAAATAAGTAATAACCTGATGAAAGAAATAAAGCTCTTAGAATTCATGGACATACACAACAATTTTGTAGTCCTATATATTTTAACTACTCGCAGATATTTTGGTTAATGACATGCAAAAGGTGCATATTATTAATACCTATATATAAAAGATGAAAAGTTATCAGGCCACTAGCAAAAAGCCTACATAAGGGGCCACTTAGATTATGGGCATGTgcagtaatattattaattaggaccttataataataaagaaatcAGTTTAATTATGCTAACGTGGAAGATTCCATgtcttttatctgtttgttaCCAGCTTTAGAATTCATTTAAAAATTgctgcttttctttttttttttttacttaattgATAAGAAAGAGCAgctaggattttttttttttttttgagagtGGAAATTCAAGTTAAAACCATCAATAACATGTGAAAGGATTATGTTTACATCTATTATTATATTACTCGTATTATGATAACAAAAAATGAAATTGGTTAtctgataaaaaaattatgttggATTTCTTCCCCTTCTTTTTTCCCTCTAGATTGGATCTATGAAATGGATGATGAAAATTTTCAAGGAATTCTGTATAACACTTTGATACGGTGGAAGTAACAATGATTATGTTCGTATTCTTGATGAAAATTCTctcatcaaaacatgaatttGACAACTTTAAAACAACtttattatacatatatttgttttaaaaatta includes:
- the LOC130936817 gene encoding uncharacterized protein LOC130936817 isoform X3, whose amino-acid sequence is MVYGTIQKELGKSMDELFANFVNEPLATASIAQVHRATLLSGQEVVVKVQHDGVKRVILEDLKNAKSIVDWIAWAEPQYNFNPMIDEWCKEAPKELDFNHEAENTRTVAKNLGCRNQYDGNRSANRVDVLIPDVIQSTEKVLVLEYMDGIRLNDLQALEYFGVDKQKIVEEITRAYAHQIYVDGFFNGDPHPGNFLVSKEAPHRPILLDFGLTKKLSNTIKQALAKMFLAAVEGDHVALLSAFAEMGLKLRLDIPEQAMEVTTIFFRSTTPANESYKTVKSLNDQRAKNMKVIQEKMKLDQNEMKRFNPVDAFPGDIVIFGRVLNLLRGLSSTMNVKIVYMDIMRPFAESVLSGYINRGPSVNDRWIFDSPVHSDVEAKLRKLLIELANNDKILGIQVCAYKDGEVIIDTAAGVLGKYDPRPVKPDTLFPVFSVTKGITAGMVHWLVDNGKLNLQENVANVWPAFGSNGKDAIKVHHVLNHISGLHNAMADITRENPLLMIDWDECLNQISRSVPETEPGKQQFYHYLSFGWLCGGIIEHASGKKFQEILEEAIVRPLHIEGELYVGIPPGVESRLAALTVDTDDLSKISAITSRPELPSTFQPQQIAQLVTTLPPLFNTLNARRAIIPAANGHLTARALARYYAALADGGRIPPPHSSASKPPLGSHPHIPKFSSEKPHKKRSCMGRRDVALTTSNAPTYEKVPTHDSFQDNESQGISRDSISSSISSSRMDSTPRTNITGQLFRNPKIIDEFLGKGDYENLTLPGGGFGLGFKRFSSKDGSSIAFGHSGMGGSTGFCDVTNRFAIAVTLNKMSFGGVTGKVVQLVCSELNIPVPDDFLRFSVEQRGPDGQLNMGRPIIN
- the LOC130936481 gene encoding basic leucine zipper 9-like isoform X1, which gives rise to MDPKSCGVMSAPSLLAGDYCDFRRAPTELDLEVEEFMKTWMADAPNEEHADDNDLKPCMTDPFIGSGGGDGGVPSASASAAFRNPDVVVTTFSTCTSGVTDNNNNNINYNNSTQQQQQQLVCSQNLTRNHSTIDSQSSICGTATVGSPVSANKPNGGRGSEAKGGTTCGSSSHEASDEDDEAGPCEESTNPIDMKRLRRKVSNRESARRSRRRKQAYLTDLESQVEQLRLENATLYKQLTDASQHFRDADTNNRVLKSDVEALRAKVKLAEDMVARSSFTNLNNQLIQNQRGQMNSNNNLRRVAHVSPTITVHGNDSSYGSCITSVDGQNSAHLGGLARNLDITNNNNNNNYSDYNAVISDAVSSVTNLWP
- the LOC130936481 gene encoding basic leucine zipper 9-like isoform X2, encoding MDPKSCGVMSAPSLLAGDYCDFRRAPTELDLEVEEFMKTWMADAPNEEHADDNDLKPCMTDPFIGSGGGDGGVPSASASAAFRNPDVVVTTFSTCTSGVTDNNNNNINYNNSTQQQQQQLVCSQNLTRNHSTIDSQSSICVGSPVSANKPNGGRGSEAKGGTTCGSSSHEASDEDDEAGPCEESTNPIDMKRLRRKVSNRESARRSRRRKQAYLTDLESQVEQLRLENATLYKQLTDASQHFRDADTNNRVLKSDVEALRAKVKLAEDMVARSSFTNLNNQLIQNQRGQMNSNNNLRRVAHVSPTITVHGNDSSYGSCITSVDGQNSAHLGGLARNLDITNNNNNNNYSDYNAVISDAVSSVTNLWP